One segment of Ziziphus jujuba cultivar Dongzao chromosome 12, ASM3175591v1 DNA contains the following:
- the LOC107428596 gene encoding ribose-phosphate pyrophosphokinase 4, with protein sequence MAATRSFSSPCKSPSGFAHLLKYPTLSSSSSSSTSLPLPKPSAVNALKKKTNNHQVRSEIRSYDNHHQNWTIEADPLRFIPTSSLASPSSVPMATSSSALESSVKNAKKVCLFYCAETKALAEGIAAHSDAIELRTITWRKFDDGFPNIFIPNAQGIRGQHVAFLASFNSPAVIFEQLSVIYALPKLFISSFTLVLPFFPTGTSERMEDEGDVATAFTLARALSNIPIPRGGPTSLVTFDIHALQERFYFGDNILPCFESGIPLLKNRLQQLPDSDNVSIAFPDDGAWKRFHKQLHHFPMIVCAKVREGDQRIVRIKEGDPSGRHVVIVDDLVQSGSTLIECQKVLAAHGAAKISAYVTHGIFPNRSWERFEHDNGGHPENGLSYFWITDSCPSTVQAVKQKAPFEVLSLAASIAATLQI encoded by the exons ATGGCGGCCACACGATCCTTTTCGTCTCCATGCAAAAGCCCTTCTGGCTTTGCTCACTTGTTGAAATACCCAACActatcttcctcttcttcttcttcaacttctCTTCCACTTCCTAAACCCTCGGCGGTCAATGCattgaagaagaagaccaaCAACCACCAGGTCAGGAGCGAGATCAGGAGCTATGATAACCACCACCAAAATTGGACCATCGAGGCCGATCCTCTTCGTTTTATCCCCACCTCTTCGCTTGCCTCTCCTTCCTCGGTTCCAATGGCCACTTCCAGTTCAGCTTTGGAATCTTCCGTTAAGAATGCGAAGAAGGTGTGCCTTTTCTATTGCGCCGAGACGAAAGCGCTCGCCGAGGGAATCGCAGCTCATTCTGACGCCATTGAGCTCCGTACCATCACCTGGAG GAAATTCGACGACGGATTTCCCAACATATTCATTCCCAATGCTCAAGGTATTCGTGGACAGCATGTGGCTTTTCTGGCCTCGTTTAATTCCCCTGCTGTAATTTTTGAGCAGCTCTCTGTGATCTATGCGTTGCCCAAATTGTTCATATCCTCGTTCACACTGGTCCTACCATTTTTCCCAACTGGAACCTCTGAGCGTATGGAGGATGAAGGAGATGTTGCAACGGCTTTTACTCTTGCTAGGGCCTTGTCCAATATACCAATTCCAAGGGGAGGGCCTACAAGTCTGGTGACCTTTGATATCCATGCATTGCAG GAGCGATTCTACTTTGGTGATAATATTTTACCATGCTTCGAGAGTGGGATACCTTTGCTCAAAAATAGACTCCAACAGCTCCCTGATTCTGACAAC GTTTCTATTGCTTTTCCTGATGATGGTGCATGGAAAAGATTCCATAAGCAGCTCCACCATTTCCCGATG ATTGTTTGTGCTAAAGTTAGGGAAGGTGATCAACGAATTGTTCGTATCAAGGAGGGAGACCCAAGTGGAAGGCATGTTGTGATTGTTGATGATCTGGTTCAATCAGGTAGCACCCTCATTGAATGCCAG AAAGTGTTAGCAGCCCATGGAGCGGCAAAAATCAGTGCATATGTAACACATGGGATTTTCCCTAATAGATCATGGGAGCGCTTTGAACATGACAACGGAG GGCATCCGGAAAATGGGCTGTCCTACTTTTGGATTACAGACTCATGCCCGTCAACTGTACAAGCGGTGAAGCAAAAGGCACCTTTTGAAGTTCTTAGCCTAGCTGCTTCCATAGCGGCAACTCTTCAAATATAA
- the LOC107428612 gene encoding uncharacterized protein LOC107428612: MEALLSLPPSFPSVSSVCSNKPRNLTHCHVQTIFNVPAKCRGIRIEVSKRLIAKALLDPAIIDQLGLSESDIRNPTVSSSYRSSNLPKPNQTVLEAQARVCTGPTQTRPLSEDQALKVLDTILRSARGELKDEEKVSDSQLGAFFAGMTIRANAFPEATQWSEGERRAMNKFWPLLVRALPSDVIFIADPEGSIMGVGSSIGPQFVGSGSSEMRLVGALREVLAGGHLGYEEVQGVLREVLPLKMGDSSSSSSSRGVSESLLSAFLIGQRMNRETDRELKAYCLAFDDELGPSPVADVRSLTHYGEPYDGNTRFFRSTLFVAAVRSCYGESCLLHGVDWMPPKGGITEEQMLKFMGASTTLSPLQAKQLIEDEEVGFAYISQREAQPSLYSLISLREHIKKRPPLATSEKVQQFVRARGKESVVAGFYHEGYEEPLLMLMKRRGVHSGLVVKGEEGALSMTTRLRSINASKGLPVNYCSGFRSLSMALASEVDGVSRENFSLKVNAEDYGFEPTDTPRTDRSVVKNIELGLAALHGEKGPAYDRIVLNAGMVDHLLGCDGAEDVSVALDRAREAIDSGKALKRLLNYIKNSQKFKQNRCM, translated from the exons ATGGAAGCTCTTCTCAGTCTACCTCCTTCATTCCCTTCAGTCTCTTCGGTTTGCAGCAACAAACCCAGGAACTTGACTCACTGCCATGTCCAAACAATTTTCAATGTCCCTGCGAAATGTCGCGGGATTCGGATTGAAGTAAGCAAACGTTTGATCGCGAAAGCTTTACTGGACCCTGCCATAATCGACCAATTAGGGCTTTCGGAATCTGATATCCGCAACCCGACTGTTTCTTCTTCGTATAGGAGCTCGAACTTGCCGAAGCCAAACCAGACTGTGTTGGAAGCTCAGGCTAGGGTTTGCACAGGACCCACTCAAACCAGACCGCTCAGCGAAGACCAGGCTCTAAAGGTGTTGGACACCATTTTAAGATCAG CCAGGGGAGAACTGAAAGATGAGGAAAAAGTTTCCGATTCACAGCTCGGGGCATTTTTCGCCGGGATGACGATTCGTGCAAATGCTTTTCCAGAAGCAACACAATGGAGTGAAGGGGAAAGGCGTGCTATGAACAAATTTTGGCCGCTTTTGGTTCGTGCACTTCCTTCAGATGTCATATTCATAGCGGACCCTGAAGGCTCTATAATGGGTGTTGGAAGTTCGATCGGGCCGCAATTTGTTGGCAGTGGTAGTAGTGAAATGAGATTGGTTGGTGCTCTGAGAGAAGTGTTGGCTGGAGGCCATCTTGGTTATGAGGAAGTTCAAGGTGTTTTGAGAGAGGTTCTTCCACTGAAAATGGGagattcatcatcatcatcatcatccagaGGAGTAAGTGAATCATTGCTTTCGGCATTTTTAATAGGTCAGCGTATGAACAGAGAAACAGATCGAGAGTTAAAAGCATACTGCCTTGCATTTGATGATGAACTTG GTCCTTCCCCAGTTGCTGATGTTAGATCGTTGACTCATTATGGTGAACCTTATGATGGAAATACGCGTTTCTTTAGGAGCACATTGTTTGTTGCTGCAGTTAGATCCTGTTATGGTGAATCTTGCTTGCTTCATGGTGTAGATTGGATGCCACCTAAG GGAGGTATAACTGAAGAACAGATGCTCAAGTTTATGGGAGCAAGTACAACTTTATCCCCTTTGCAGGCAAAACAGCTTATTGAG GATGAAGAGGTTGGTTTTGCATACATAAGTCAGCGTGAAGCTCAGCCATCTCT ATATTCATTGATTAGCTTGAGGGAACATATAAAAAAACGCCCCCCACTGGCTACCAGTGAAAAGGTTCAGCAGTTTGTGAGG GCACGGGGAAAGGAATCAGTTGTGGCCGGATTTTATCATGAAGGTTATGAGGAGCCATTGCTAATGCTTATGAAAAGAAGAGGTGTACATTCCGGTTTGGTGGTGAAG GGTGAGGAAGGGGCCCTTTCAATGACTACAAGATTGCGATCAATAAACGCATCAAAAGGACTTCCTGTAAACTATTGTTCTGGGTTCCGCTCACTGAGCATGGCATTAGCTTCTGAAGTTGATG GGGTGTCACGTGAAAATTTTAGTCTGAAGGTAAATGCCGAGGACTATGGTTTTGAACCCACTGATACTCCAAGAACTGATAGATCG GTTGTGAAGAACATCGAGTTGGGTCTAGCTGCTCTTCATGGCGAAAAAGGACCAGCTTATGATCGAATTGTTTTAAATGCTGGAATGGTGGATCACTTACTGGGATGTGATGGTGCAGAAGACGTATCCGTTGCCCTGGATAGAGCCAGAGAGGCCATTGACAGTGGCAAGGCTCTTAAAAGGCTCCTGAATTACATAAAGAACtcacaaaaatttaaacaaaataggTGCATGTAG
- the LOC107428583 gene encoding protein POOR HOMOLOGOUS SYNAPSIS 1 isoform X2, which yields MAGSHSHSLALIAASEQTPEKKLAIGGGGERWEVEFSRFFNYPPMTSTWPDLVPLPSKVRNRRPSGTWISSSSHVLLQLLPHPSNSDDVVLRVYFRDSILEEHYVSKLHFSWPQVSCLSGFPARGTRAVFASYRDGVGEVQKFALRFSTIYETERFVSALKEIFKVERDTGLVTCGFGSEISSQSEFISSNTTLYRANEDFNVTNPAETYTPEFPPSSNNLAEQYSCTKDTVPPCNFDVLFSALPPSFTSLMENCSSDVEQTAQPILSQPQEVNIKSQIVRYMEDSTFQDMLVKVEKVLQEMGGDLVL from the exons ATGGCGGGATCTCATTCTCATTCTCTGGCACTGATAGCAGCAAGCGAACAGACGCCGGAGAAGAAGTTGGCGATCGGCGGCGGTGGAGAGCGGTGGGAGGTGGAATTCTCTCGTTTCTTCAACTACCCTCCGATGACCTCCACTTGGCCTGACCTCGTCCCTCTCCCTTCAAAAGTCAGAAACCGTCGTCCATCTGGTACCTGGATCTCTTCCTCTTCACATGTTCTGTTACAACTCCTCCCTCACCCTTCCAACTCCGACGACGTCGTTCTCCGTGTCTACTTCAGAGACAGTATTCTG GAAGAGCACTACGTTTCCAAGTTGCACTTCTCCTGGCCTCAGGTGTCATGCCTTTCCGGTTTTCCTGCAAGGGGTACCAGAGCTGTATTTGCCAGCTACAGAGATGGGGTAGGTGAG GTTCAGAAGTTTGCTTTGCGATTTTCAACAATTTATGAGACCGAAAGATTCGTGAGTGCTTTGAAG GAGATCTTTAAGGTTGAAAGAGATACTGGACTTGTCACTTGTGGGTTTGGATCTGAAATTTCATCACAATCTGAGTTCATATCTTCAAATACAACTCTCTATAG GGCTAATGAGGATTTTAATGTCACGAATCCTGCTGAGACTTATACTCCTGAATTTCCACCTAGCTCAAACAATTTAGCTGAACAGTATTCATGTACCAAGGATACTGTGCCTCCTTGTAACTTTGATGTCCTTTTTTCAGCCTTGCCTCCCAGCTTCACCTCATTGATGGAAAACTGCTCCTCTGATGTTGAacaaa CAGCCCAACCAATCTTGTCTCAGCCTCAGGAAGTCAACATCAAATCACAAATAGTG AGATATATGGAAGATTCTACCTTCCAAG ATATGTTGGTAAAAGTGGAGAAAGTTCTTCAGGAAATGGGAGGTGATTTGGTGCTATAA
- the LOC107428583 gene encoding protein POOR HOMOLOGOUS SYNAPSIS 1 isoform X1, with translation MAGSHSHSLALIAASEQTPEKKLAIGGGGERWEVEFSRFFNYPPMTSTWPDLVPLPSKVRNRRPSGTWISSSSHVLLQLLPHPSNSDDVVLRVYFRDSILEEHYVSKLHFSWPQVSCLSGFPARGTRAVFASYRDGVGEVQKFALRFSTIYETERFVSALKEIFKVERDTGLVTCGFGSEISSQSEFISSNTTLYRANEDFNVTNPAETYTPEFPPSSNNLAEQYSCTKDTVPPCNFDVLFSALPPSFTSLMENCSSDVEQTAAQPILSQPQEVNIKSQIVRYMEDSTFQDMLVKVEKVLQEMGGDLVL, from the exons ATGGCGGGATCTCATTCTCATTCTCTGGCACTGATAGCAGCAAGCGAACAGACGCCGGAGAAGAAGTTGGCGATCGGCGGCGGTGGAGAGCGGTGGGAGGTGGAATTCTCTCGTTTCTTCAACTACCCTCCGATGACCTCCACTTGGCCTGACCTCGTCCCTCTCCCTTCAAAAGTCAGAAACCGTCGTCCATCTGGTACCTGGATCTCTTCCTCTTCACATGTTCTGTTACAACTCCTCCCTCACCCTTCCAACTCCGACGACGTCGTTCTCCGTGTCTACTTCAGAGACAGTATTCTG GAAGAGCACTACGTTTCCAAGTTGCACTTCTCCTGGCCTCAGGTGTCATGCCTTTCCGGTTTTCCTGCAAGGGGTACCAGAGCTGTATTTGCCAGCTACAGAGATGGGGTAGGTGAG GTTCAGAAGTTTGCTTTGCGATTTTCAACAATTTATGAGACCGAAAGATTCGTGAGTGCTTTGAAG GAGATCTTTAAGGTTGAAAGAGATACTGGACTTGTCACTTGTGGGTTTGGATCTGAAATTTCATCACAATCTGAGTTCATATCTTCAAATACAACTCTCTATAG GGCTAATGAGGATTTTAATGTCACGAATCCTGCTGAGACTTATACTCCTGAATTTCCACCTAGCTCAAACAATTTAGCTGAACAGTATTCATGTACCAAGGATACTGTGCCTCCTTGTAACTTTGATGTCCTTTTTTCAGCCTTGCCTCCCAGCTTCACCTCATTGATGGAAAACTGCTCCTCTGATGTTGAacaaa CAGCAGCCCAACCAATCTTGTCTCAGCCTCAGGAAGTCAACATCAAATCACAAATAGTG AGATATATGGAAGATTCTACCTTCCAAG ATATGTTGGTAAAAGTGGAGAAAGTTCTTCAGGAAATGGGAGGTGATTTGGTGCTATAA
- the LOC107428601 gene encoding peroxidase 5 has product MTMDRLIFSMIFIFSMIILPSWAKKDGNHLHVGFYKIQCPNVERIVADVVFKAYLKDLRVTPHLLRLFFHDCFVKGCDASLLLDSTPSGEPVEKTSPANGNSLKGLDLIDEIKTRIEEECPETVSCADILAFATRDATVLSGMPYYPVPAGRRDGRTSLASDVRGNLPSGGTPIDDIIDIFKKKDFSVEEMVVLLGAHSLGSAHCGVFDYRLYNFSSTQTRDPSLNPFYAAHLSATCPRFRQNGDVTTNFDPITPFSLDNMYYWNLLKGRGLLEADQALATNPKTSEFVHKMAFDPIGWKRKFTKAIIHLGRTDVLTGKNGEIRKSCRATK; this is encoded by the exons ATGACGATGGACCGTTTGATTTTTTCAATGATCTTCATCTTCTCCATGATAATTCTTCCTTCATGGGCGAAGAAAGATGGAAACCACTTGCACGTTGGGTTTTATAAGATACAATGCCCCAATGTGGAACGCATTGTGGCTGATGTagttttcaaagcctatttgaaAGATCTTCGTGTTACTCCTCACCTTCTAAGGCTCTTTTTCCATGATTGTTTTGTGAAG GGTTGTGATGCTTCACTTCTGTTGGATTCCACACCTTCTGGTGAGCCGGTTGAAAAGACATCACCAGCTAATGGAAATAGTCTCAAGGGTCTTGATCTCATTGACGAAATCAAGACCAGGATTGAAGAGGAATGCCCAGAAACGGTATCTTGTGCAGACATATTAGCATTTGCAACAAGGGATGCTACAGTTCTATCTGGAATGCCTTACTACCCTGTCCCGGCCGGCCGTCGTGACGGCCGCACCTCCCTGGCTTCCGATGTAAGGGGTAACCTACCGAGTGGTGGAACACCTATTGATGATATAATTGACATCTTCAAGAAGAAGGACTTCAGTGTAGAAGAAATGGTTGTTTTACTCGGTGCACATTCACTTGGTTCTGCTCACTGCGGTGTGTTTGATTATAGACTGTATAATTTCAGCTCAACACAGACACGAGACCCTTCCCTGAATCCATTCTATGCGGCTCATCTTTCGGCAACTTGTCCGCGGTTCAGACAGAATGGCGATGTAACTACAAACTTTGATCCCATAACTCCATTCAGTCTGGACAATATGTACTATTGGAACCTGTTGAAAGGGAGAGGGCTTCTTGAAGCGGATCAAGCATTGGCTACTAATCCAAAGACCAGTGAGTTTGTGCATAAAATGGCTTTTGATCCCATTGGATGGAAGAGGAAATTTACCAAGGCCATTATTCATTTGGGAAGGACAGATGTACTCACTGGAAAAAATGGAGAGATAAGAAAAAGTTGCCGTGCAACTAAATAA
- the LOC107428582 gene encoding lysM domain receptor-like kinase 3, translated as MESHGLLPSLLLLLTTLFSGVSTNIDVSIKSTLMSPFNCSSQIRTCNASLYHINYGTLREDQIAAFYSVSVSQMKPITYGNKQDYLITVPCSCNNMGGTTGYFYDTIYKVKAGDSFVNVSAQLYSGQALRVGTELFMPEIDFTMHLLCGCVESDTQTVATYTVQLHDTVSSIATLLSAKVENVVSLNRNLTENPDFIDIGWVLYVPMEKNGNENPKPGRRHKITIIIIIALAAVATLSVAALLAILLKRRRSKQKSEEDPKAVSKALSARSFSLQKYFSNKENMEDMADFEPERPVIYTLEEIEEATSHFDESKIVGEGGYGSVYFGALGQQEVAIKKMKSNLSKEFFAELKVLCKIHHINVVELLGYACGDDHLYLIYEYIQNGSLRDHLHDPLLKGHQPLSWAARAQIALDAAKGIEYIHDHTKVRYVHRDIKTSNILLDEGLRAKVADFGLAKLVGRANEEDPVATRLVGTPGYLPPESVKELQVTPKADVFAFGVVLAELITGQRALIRDNRVPNKMKSLITVVKDIFGDENPESALEAEIDGNLRSSYPIEDVFRMAEISQSCLSEEAVERPEMRDIVVALSHIVSSAREWEASLGGNSQVFSGLLNGR; from the exons ATGGAAAGCCATGGTCTCCTTCCCTCTCTTCTCCTCCTTTTGACAACTCTGTTTTCTGGTGTTTCCACAAATATAGATGTATCTATCAAAAGCACTCTCATGAGCCCTTTTAACTGCTCTTCGCAAATCAGGACGTGTAATGCTTCTCTATACCACATCAACTATGGTACTCTCCGAGAAGATCAAATTGCAGCTTTTTACTCTGTCAGTGTTTCCCAAATGAAGCCCATAACATATGGCAACAAGCAAGATTACCTTATAACAGTACCTTGTTCTTGCAATAATATGGGTGGGACTACCGGATATTTCTATGATACAATCTACAAAGTGAAAGCAGGTGACAGTTTTGTGAATGTTTCAGCTCAGCTTTATAGTGGTCAAGCTCTTAGAGTTGGGACAGAATTATTTATGCCTGAAATAGATTTTACCATGCATCTTCTATGTGGATGTGTAGAAAGTGACACACAAACTGTGGCAACATACACTGTTCAGTTACATGACACAGTTTCAAGTATTGCCACTCTTTTATCTGCCAAAGTAGAGAACGTGGTGAGCTTGAATAGAAATTTGACCGAGAATCCAGATTTTATAGATATAGGTTGGGTGTTGTATGTGCCCATGGAGAAGAATGGAAATGAAAATCCAAAACCAG GAAGGAGACATAAAATTACGATAATAATCATCATCGCATTAGCAGCTGTGGCAACGCTTTCGGTGGCTGCATTGTTAGCTATCCTTCTCAAGAGAAGAAGATCCAAGCAGAAAAGTGAAGAAGATCCAAAAGCTGTATCCAAAGCTCTGAGTGCTAGATCCTTTTCCTTGCAGAAATATTTcagtaataaagaaaatatggaaG ATATGGCAGATTTTGAACCAGAAAGACCAGTAATATATACTCTAGAGGAGATTGAAGAAGCTACAAGTCACTTTGATGAATCTAAGATAGTTGGAGAAGGTGGATATGGGAGTGTGTACTTTGGAGCATTAGGACAGCAG GAGGTTGCCATAAAGAAGATGAAATCGAATTTATCCAAAGAGTTCTTCGCAGAGCTAAAGGTGTTATGCAAGATCCATCACATCAATGTT GTGGAGCTTTTGGGGTATGCCTGTGGAGATGACCACCTTTACCTGATTTATGAATATATTCAGAATGGGTCTTTGAGGGATCACCTTCATGATCCATTACTAAAAG GTCACCAGCCTCTGTCCTGGGCAGCAAGAGCACAGATTGCCCTTGATGCTGCAAAGGGTATTGAATACATCCATGACCATACGAAAGTACGGTATGTGCACCGTGACATAAAGACAAGTAACATTCTTCTTGATGAGGGGCTTAGAGCCAAG GTAGCAGATTTTGGGTTAGCAAAGCTTGTCGGAAGAGCCAATGAGGAAGATCCAGTAGCAACGAGATTGGTTGGAACACCAGGCTATCTCCCTCCGGA ATCTGTGAAGGAGCTCCAAGTGACCCCAAAAGCAGATGTATTTGCATTTGGAGTGGTTCTAGCAGAGCTGATTACAGGACAGCGTGCACTTATACGTGACAACCGAGTGCCAAACAAGATGAAATCTCTTATCACAGTT GTTAAAGATATATTCGGAGACGAAAATCCAGAGTCAGCTTTAGAAGCAGAAATAGATGGAAATCTTCGGAGCAGCTATCCCATTGAAGATGTTTTCAGG ATGGCAGAGATTTCGCAGTCATGTTTGAGTGAAGAAGCAGTTGAGAGACCAGAGATGAGGGATATTGTTGTTGCTTTGTCTCATATTGTATCTTCTGCCAGAGAGTGGGAAGCTTCACTAGGAGGTAACAGCCAGGTTTTCAGTGGTCTGTTGAATGGAAGATAG
- the LOC107428597 gene encoding AP-1 complex subunit mu-2 yields the protein MAGAVSALFLLDIKGRVLIWRDFRGDVSAVQAERFFTKLIEKEGDPESHDPVVYDNGVTYLFIQHNNVFLMTASRQNCNAASLLFFLHRVVDVFKHYFEELEEESLRDNFVVVYELLDEMMDFGYPQYTEARILSEFIKTDAYRMEVTQRPPMAVTNAVSWRSEGIRYKKNEVFLDVVENVNILVNNNGQIVRSDVVGALKMRTYLSGMPECKLGLNDRVLLEAQGRATKGKAIDLEDIKFHQCVRLARFENDRTISFIPPDGSFDLMTYRLSTQAKPLIWVEAQVERHSKSRIEIMVKARSQFKERSTATNVEIELPVPYDATNPNVRTSMGSASYAPESDALVWKIRSFPGGKEYMLRAEFRLPSITAEEGPPERKAPIRVKFEIPYFTVSGIQVRYLKIIEKSGYQALPWVRYITMAGEYELRLI from the exons ATGGCGGGAGCTGTCTCGGCTCTATTCCTTCTCGATATCAAAGGCCGCGTTCTGATCTGGCGAGACTTCCGTGGCGATGTCTCTGCCGTTCAGGCCGAGCGCTTCTTCACCAAGCTCATCGAGAAAGAG GGTGATCCGGAATCCCACGATCCAGTTGTTTACGACAATGGCGTAACCTACTTGTTTATACAGCATAACAATGTTTTCCTGATGACAGCTTCCAGGCAGAACTGCAATGCCGCAAGCCTTCTCTTTTTCCTACACCGAGTAGTTGAT GTCTTCAAGCATTATTTTGAAGAGTTAGAAGAGGAATCTCTTAGGGATAACTTTGTGGTAGTG TATGAGTTGCTTGATGAAATGATGGACTTTGGTTACCCTCAGTATACAGAAGCAAGGATTCTTAGTGAATTTATCAAAACAGATGCTTATAGAATGGAAGTTACACAGAGGCCTCCAATGGCTGTGACAAATGCAGTGTCTTGGCGCAGTGAAGGGATACGATACAAAAAGAACGAA GTGTTCTTGGATGTGGTGGAGAATGTTAATATTCTTGTTAACAACAACGGACAAATAGTTAGGTCTGATGTTGTTGGCGCATTGAAGATGAGAACTTATTTAAG TGGTATGCCTGAATGTAAGCTTGGCCTTAACGATCGAGTGTTATTGGAGGCACAAGGGCGAGCAACCAAGGGAAAAGCTATTGATTTGGAAGACATCAAATTTCACCA GTGTGTTCGTTTGGCTCGGTTTGAAAATGACCGGACAATTTCCTTCATACCACCAGATGGATCTTTTGATCTCATGACATATAGACTCAGTACTCAG GCGAAGCCTTTGATTTGGGTAGAAGCTCAAGTTGAAAGGCACTCAAAGAGTCGTATCGAGATTATGGTAAAAGCTAGGAGTCAGTTCAAGGAGCgtag TACTGCTACTAATGTTGAGATTGAGTTGCCTGTGCCATATGATGCTACTAATCCTAATGTCCGGACATCAATGGGATCTGCATCATATGCACCCGAAAGTGATGCGTTGGTCTGGAAAATAAGATCTTTCCCTGGTGGCAAG GAGTATATGTTGAGAGCTGAGTTTCGCCTTCCCTCCATAACTGCAGAAGAAGGTCCTCCTGAGAGAAAGGCTCCTATACGTGTAAAATTTGAGATACCATATTTCACCGTTTCTGGAATACAG GTTCGTTACTTAAAGATTATTGAAAAAAGTGGATACCAAGCGCTTCCATGGGTTAGATACATAACAATGGCTGGCGAGTACGAACTACGACTAATATGA
- the LOC107428581 gene encoding L-tryptophan--pyruvate aminotransferase 1 translates to MFLFDDRGDPMAYEQYWKKMDDKCKVVITGSQLMSYLSDPRKVCWFLEAELEEAIKKLHRVVGNAVVDGRHIVVGTGSTQLYQAALYALTTPGGPQPISVVCAAPYYSQYEQETDYLRSGLYKWAGDAYAFDKEEPYIEVVTSPNNPDGSIRKAVVNSTSNEGKHIYDLAYYWPQYTAITAAADYDIMSFTFSKSTGHAGSRIGWSIVKDEEIARKMTNFIEYSSIGVSKDSQHRAATIMGVIYNSYQDIKSDSTENFFEFGHRLMAERWSRLREVVAMNGFFSLPKFPREFCLFNGDYTESYPAFAWLKINGDIEDCEKFLKENKILSRGGKRFGSDPRFARVSMLSREDVFENFLNRLLTIKGIRNGH, encoded by the exons ATGTTTTTGTTCGATGACAGGGGTGATCCAATGGCGTACGAGCAATACTGGAAGAAGATGGATGACAAGTGTAAGGTTGTGATCACCGGTTCGCAGTTGATGAGCTATCTGAGCGATCCCAGGAAGGTGTGCTGGTTTCTGGAGGCGGAACTTGAAGAGGCAATCAAGAAACTGCATCGTGTGGTTGGGAACGCAGTGGTGGACGGTCGGCATATCGTGGTGGGGACAGGCTCTACGCAGCTCTATCAGGCTGCGTTGTACGCTCTCACAACCCCAGGTGGGCCCCAGCCCATCAGTGTGGTGTGTGCTGCTCCTTACTACTCG CAATATGAGCAGGAGACAGATTACCTACGATCAGGGCTATACAAATGGGCAGGTGATGCGTATGCGTTCGACAAGGAAGAACCATACATAGAGGTTGTGACATCGCCAAATAACCCAGATGGTAGCATCCGTAAAGCCGTGGTGAATAGCACATCTAATGAAGGGAAGCATATTTATGACCTTGCTTACTATTGGCCTCAGTACACAGCCATAACTGCTGCTGCTGATTATGATATCATGTCCTTTACATTTTCCAAAAGCACCGGACATGCCGGTTCTCGAATTGG GTGGTCTATTGTCAAGGATGAGGAGATTGCTAGGAAAATGACAAATTTCATCGAGTACAGCTCAATTGGTGTATCCAAAGATTCACAACACCGAGCTGCAACGATCATGGGAGTGATTTACAATAGCTACCAAGATATCAAGTCCGATAGCACCGAAAACTTCTTCGAATTTGGTCATCGACTAATGGCCGAAAGATGGTCGAGGTTAAGAGAAGTTGTGGCAATGAATGGATTTTTCAGTCTTCCCAAGTTCCCAAGAGAATTCTGCCTCTTCAATGGAGACTACACTGAATCTTATCCtg CATTTGCATGGTTGAAGATCAACGGAGACATTGAAGACTGTGAGAAGTttctgaaagaaaataaaatactgaGCAGAGGTGGGAAACGCTTTGGGTCTGATCCAAGGTTTGCTAGGGTTAGCATGCTGAGTAGGGAGGATGTGTTTGAAAATTTCCTTAATAGATTATTGACTATCAAAGGGATTCGTAATGGgcattga